DNA from Lentibacillus amyloliquefaciens:
GACAGCATATTCCTCATGCGCATTTGCATGTGTTGCCCAGATACGCGGATGAGCCACTTGCTGGTAAAGGGATACGGTATATGTTTAAGAACGATAAGAATGAAAGAAAAGGATTCACAGGACTCAACTGGAATAAGTAATATAAAAAGGGGTATCCGATTATGAAGCGGAATCTCATGGGCCTTTTCATGCTAATCAGTTTGGCAGCCCTATTATTAACTGGCTGCACGTCAGACACAACGGAGGACGACACAATGAGTGAAGAAGGACCGGTCACGAAGGAAAAGTCAGAACTTTCATTTAAGACGATTGATGTTGGTGAAGCGCCGAACAGTGTGCAGGAATGGGTCGAGAAAAACAGGAAAGAAGAAACGAAAAAAGTTTTTCACGCGGAAGGCAAAACGTACGTCATTATCATGCTTGGACAGAAATCGACCGGCGGCTATGCCGTAACGATTGATGAGATGCAGCTTGAGAAAATTGTTTCGCCGGAATCCAAAGCAGGTAAGGGAACGGTTCACGTCACATACCACACCATTGCACCGGAAGAAGGCAGCATTAACACGCAAGCCCTGACTTATCCGATGGCGATAGCTGAACTGGAAGGAACGCGTGATTATGAATATCAGTTTTCAGAACAAGGCAAACAGAATGAGCTGAAAGGAAGCAACAACGAAGAGATGGGTGATCCCGTTCACCCTGACAAGCTGACGGGCAGCTGAGGAATGGAGTGGACATGACGATGATTATCAGACCAATCGAAGTAGAAGATGCAGAGAAAATTTTAAAACTGAATAAACGAATTGATGCGTCAGGTTTTATGCTGCATGAGCCCGGCGAGCGAAAAACAACTGCCTGTCAGCAAAAAGAGGCTATTGAAAAAATCACATTGGAGGAGCGATCAGTCTTTTTTGTAGCTGAAGCTGATGGCCATCTCACTGGTTTCATCGCTGCATTTGGCGGCAAATTGAAGCGGAACAAGCATTCAGCATATCTCGCCTTGGGTGTTCATGATGGGTTTTACGGACAAGGCATTGCAACATCATTGATTACGAAAGTATTTGAATGGGCTGACGACACCGATATATCAAGGCTGGAGTTGACAGTCATTAAAGACAATGAGAAAGCGATCAAGCTCTACCAGAAAATGGGCTTCCAGATTGAAGGTGAAAAAGTCCATTCACTGATGATCGATGGACAGCCTGCAAATGAGTATTATATGTACAAGCTGGTTTAAGAACGGGTGAGTTTGGCTGTTTGCGCTGTAGATTCGTGCGGAATCGCTATAGTTTTCCGTGAGTTGTTCCCGTTGAATGTAATCATTCAAGAAATTGAGAAAGCAGGTGGAAGCGATGGCAGGAAAAATTCCGAAGCTGACTTTTACGCCGGAAGAGAAATCGAATTTGCGAAAGGCTCAAGTCAAATTGAGCGAAGTCTATTTGCTGGAAACAGACGATTTAGCCCACCATTTGAATGCGCCAAACGAACGAGCGAAATATATCAAGGCGCTGGCAACGTTTCAGCAGATTCCCTCAATCGGTCACAAATTTGCTGATACACTCGTTAACAATTTAAACTTTTATAATCTTGATGATTTAACGGATAAAAACGGTGCTGCATTATTGGATCAACTGGAACGCGATCTGGGATATTGGGTTGACCCGTGTGTCGAGGATCAAATCAGGTGTGTTATATATCATGCCAATCATCCTGGATCCACGAAACAATGGTTTGATTTCACAAGGGAGCGAAAGACTTACCGCGAGAAGAACGGCTATCCGGAATCAAGGCCGGTGGATGCATGGTATTAATAGGTTTTTTGAATAAAGAGCAAACTATTAACTGAGCCGATGAGGGTATTAAGGGTTCGTTTAAAAGCAGTAAGTTTAATCTTGAAATTTAATCAGAAAAGTTTCACTCGGTAAACGATGGAAGAAGGAAAGGTTTTCGATACGACTACGACTTGTCTGCCGTACCATTCAGCTTTATAAGTCAGCATTTCCTTGAAGGTCGACCACGATACATCACTGATTGCTTTCGCCAAACGATGATTTTTTAGCATGTTTACAACCTGCAAATCTAGCGGGGCTAGCCTAATCAAAACTGGCCATGAGGCTGGTGTTCTTAGGAATCCCCCACTTCAAACAATCCGCAGGTTGTTAAGTGGTGGGTAGTTCAATCAAGTAGGCAATCAAAAATATTTACTGATGGAAGTAAATGAAGTATATGAAACGAATTCTTATGAAGTAACTGATCCGGAAGAGGAAAGAAAATTAAAAAAAGCTTTAAAAGATGATAACCCCATTTTGTCTGATGAAGAAATGAACAAAATGTTAGGTAAAAATAAATGAAAGTGCTATGGAGAAAATCCGCAGTAGAATCATTAATGGAGTTGGATAGATGGAGAGAAAGTATTGATCTTGACCCCATTGCGGATTATATAATCCATACTGTAGAAATGTATTTCGGAAAGTAGGATTTTTCAATTTATACACCAGGACGCCAAGTCTTTATCCAGGCAATTCCTGTTGAATTAAGAATGGTGCTAATTGCTATTGGAAATTCCAGTCCCTTGAACAATTATGCTATACTGTCCTTACCAACAATGAAAGGTGTGATGCTTATGTTTACATTAAATTTTCACGAAGGTCGTCGTGTCACGTATGGAATTTCGGCAAATTTAATGAAAGGCAGGCATCACATTGTTAAAAGGCGAAAAAATAGAACTTAGAGCGGTAACAAAAGAGGACTTGAAAAATCAGTACAAATGGCGGAATGATGAAGCGTTTGCCAATCTTGCCGCGGGATCTGATTCATTTCAGTATAACAACACGCCACTTGAAATGATGGAAGCTTTTTATGAAAAAAATCTGATGACAGTGAGCGTTCAGGAAGGCTGTGTATTTTCGGTCTATACATTAACGGACGGTAAACATATCGGGAAATGTGACTATCGGGACGTCAACCTTGTCACCAGAACAGCAACGATCGGTTTGTCGATTGGTGAGCGTGATTATTGGGATGGTGGTTATGGCTCGGATATCATTCGGACGTTGGTTCGTCACTTGTTTAACAGTATGAACTTGAGGCGGATACAACTGGATACGTGGAGCGGCAACAAACGGGCGATCAGAGCTTATGAAAAATGCGGCTTCGAAGTTGAAGGACGTCTAAGGGAAAATGAGTATGTTGATGGAGCGTACTATGACACCATTGTGATGGGATTGCTGCGCTCAAGGGTTTTGTGAGTTATTTAAAAGGTTCAGTCATCGTTGGCTGAGCCTTTTAATTTTCAGCGTTCTCCGGCATTTTATCAGCAAAGCCCTCATAAGGCAGGGAAGATTCAAACTTCTGATTTAAGAAATTGATGCGTTCGTCATTAATTCAATTATATCATCATATTGTTTAAACAAGTCAAAAGTCACAATCAAACTTGAAAAAGAATAAAGGGGATGAATGGTAATGGGGGCAAAGTGGATTAAGATAGCTGTGATTTATTTTATCCTGGGTATTGCGATTGGAATGTTTATGTCCTCCACACTTCAGCTTCAATGGGCGGCTGCTCATGCGCATGTGAATTTAGCGGGGTGGGCATCGATCGGTATTACAGGGCTTGTGTATACTGCCTATCCTCAAGCTGGCAGCAGTGTATTGGGAAAGTGGCATTTTTGGCTTTATAATATAGGTATGCCGTTTCTGCTTTTAAGCATGTTTATGGTACAAATTCCGGGTATGCTGTCGGTTGCGCATATCTTCACTTTCGGTGGAGGTATAGCAGTGGCTGCAGGTGTTGTGCTTTTTATTATAAATGTTTTCATGAATGTACATGAGTCCAATGCTTATAATCAAAACAAGCAAACTTCATAGAGGGATAGAGAATGTTAGGGTATGAACGATGGACTTTTGACTGAAGGGAAACGATAATAACGCATCGGAACGAAAGACTTTTTTCTTACGA
Protein-coding regions in this window:
- a CDS encoding GNAT family N-acetyltransferase codes for the protein MLKGEKIELRAVTKEDLKNQYKWRNDEAFANLAAGSDSFQYNNTPLEMMEAFYEKNLMTVSVQEGCVFSVYTLTDGKHIGKCDYRDVNLVTRTATIGLSIGERDYWDGGYGSDIIRTLVRHLFNSMNLRRIQLDTWSGNKRAIRAYEKCGFEVEGRLRENEYVDGAYYDTIVMGLLRSRVL
- a CDS encoding GNAT family N-acetyltransferase, whose product is MTMIIRPIEVEDAEKILKLNKRIDASGFMLHEPGERKTTACQQKEAIEKITLEERSVFFVAEADGHLTGFIAAFGGKLKRNKHSAYLALGVHDGFYGQGIATSLITKVFEWADDTDISRLELTVIKDNEKAIKLYQKMGFQIEGEKVHSLMIDGQPANEYYMYKLV
- a CDS encoding protease complex subunit PrcB family protein — encoded protein: MKRNLMGLFMLISLAALLLTGCTSDTTEDDTMSEEGPVTKEKSELSFKTIDVGEAPNSVQEWVEKNRKEETKKVFHAEGKTYVIIMLGQKSTGGYAVTIDEMQLEKIVSPESKAGKGTVHVTYHTIAPEEGSINTQALTYPMAIAELEGTRDYEYQFSEQGKQNELKGSNNEEMGDPVHPDKLTGS
- a CDS encoding helix-hairpin-helix domain-containing protein, with the translated sequence MAGKIPKLTFTPEEKSNLRKAQVKLSEVYLLETDDLAHHLNAPNERAKYIKALATFQQIPSIGHKFADTLVNNLNFYNLDDLTDKNGAALLDQLERDLGYWVDPCVEDQIRCVIYHANHPGSTKQWFDFTRERKTYREKNGYPESRPVDAWY